The Geminocystis sp. NIES-3708 genomic sequence TTGATTTTTGATAATTATTTGTAGATTTAGGAATACCTAATTGAATAAAGATAATAAATAAAGCAACGCTAACTATATAAATTATAAACTTGAAAGTACGAGGATTTATTTTCATTATTTTCATTCTTTGAGAATGTTATAACTATAACTAAGTAGATAAACAAAGTTATTTACAGTATTTCTTCTTGTAAATAAAATGATTTCTAGCTTTTTAATATCTCGAAAAAAAAGGAGGCTAAATAGCCCCCTAAATCCCAAAATAAGTAGGAAAGAATGTTAGAAATACATTCCAGCCTCTTGTACTTTTTCGATTTGTTTTTTCTTAAGTACTAAGAGAATCTGAGATAACATAATACCAGCGATGAACACTAATAACCATTGAATACGAGCAGGACTTTGTAAAACTACTTCAGTATCTTTTTGTCCAAAACCACCCACATTTGGATCGTTGGTTAAAGCCTCACCATTAGCTAGTTGTTGCCCTTCGGTAACAATTAATTGAGGACCAGCGGGAATTTCAACAGTACTAACATTGCCATCTTCAGCAGTAATAGTTACGGTATAAGCACCGCCTTCAACTTCAGTAACAGCAGTAACAATACCAGCAACAGGGGATTTGAATAAATTGTTGTTGCTTAGTACTCCAGTAGGATATATTTGTCCACGTCCTCTGTTAGCCCCTAGATGTACGGAGTATTTTCCATAGTGAATATTGGGGTTAGTAGCAGGATCAGGAGATAATACGGGGAAAATGATTTCTTCATAACTATCACCGGGTAAAGGACCAACAATCACCCAATT encodes the following:
- the petA gene encoding cytochrome f; translation: MRDHSFLTNMAQKINKIIFVAIASICLFLASDIVLPQSANAYPFWAQETAPATPREATGRIVCANCHLASKPAEVEIPQSVLPDTVFEAVVKIPYDHSAQQVLGDGSKGGLNVGAVLMLPDGFKIAPDDRISEELREKVNGAYFQSYNQEHDNWVIVGPLPGDSYEEIIFPVLSPDPATNPNIHYGKYSVHLGANRGRGQIYPTGVLSNNNLFKSPVAGIVTAVTEVEGGAYTVTITAEDGNVSTVEIPAGPQLIVTEGQQLANGEALTNDPNVGGFGQKDTEVVLQSPARIQWLLVFIAGIMLSQILLVLKKKQIEKVQEAGMYF